A stretch of DNA from Perca flavescens isolate YP-PL-M2 chromosome 11, PFLA_1.0, whole genome shotgun sequence:
tgtattgtctgcaatgaaatacaagtcaaagtacatttagaaatcactactttttttatttgtgttttccatactgtcccaactttttctgatttggggttgtacATGAAAACATAGATGACATttaaaataagcatttgttttcgtgtgtctgtgtgtcatggTTGCTTTGTGTGTCTTGTGATACTGAATACATGTAATTTGTTCTCTCTCACCAAACACATCTTGAATCTTAATGAGGCTTCCTGAATAAACACAGCTCAACATATGCACCCCAAAAATCCCTTCACCGTCACATGCCGAACTGAGTGAAATACATGCCTGTCAAAATCTGATATCTATAGTTTTAGGTATCAGATACAAAGATGACAGATGGCTTAATTTATCCCTTTAGGttttaaacttaaaacaaaaagtaaagaaatttgtgtttggtggattatttctctgtggtaacaatgttttttggcaataaatcttatactgttggaaagcctgtttagttccctttcaagtGGTGCCcaatttgtaaggaacatgcatttgtgggatgagcagcagcccagagtatgtgggttgcacccatgaaaaatttgccaaacagCTTTTCTTTGCCGTTGCTACTGATTCTTGTTTTGAGCTTCTGGTACCCAACCTGACAATCAGGTGCCTGATTCTGCAACCGgtggcaatcccatatctccacagtctgggaccaaactctatcctccaagatgacaacaCTCACCCCCACGGGTTTaatcagagactacctccagaatgtaggagcggagaggatggaatggcctgccagcagtcctgacctcaaccccattgaacacttgtgggatcaggttgggcgtgctgttcgtgccGGAGTAACCAACTCAACCACATTGGCTGACTTCCAACAAAttctggttgaagaatgggatgccatcccacagcagtgtgtgaccagcatgaggaggaggtgccggGCCGtggtggctgtgtatggttcttccacatgCTACTGAGGCTCcggtttgtgaaatgaataaattgttaaattgccaatatgtcttgtttcttcaaacctcaatcatccaatccaccaaacgagtcaatggcagaataagctgtttggtattggcagagaagatttggcaaatttttcacgggcgcaacccacatactcagagATGCTGCTCAttccacaaatgcatgttccttacaaatggggcaccatttgaaaggaaCTAAaaaggctttccaacggtatgagatttattgccaaaaagcattgttaccacagagtaataatccaccaaacacaaatgtccttactttttattttaagtttagtTTGTGTCACTCAGAAACATAGTCTAAGACTAGTTAGAAGCTAGACAAAATATAAAGCTGGACAGCCCTAGTTTCTAAGTTTGTTCAATCAGAAAGGTTCACAGAAGGATACCAATGATAATGTGCCATAGAGCATTTAATCACAATGCAAAGAcaggaaatataaaaaatatattaaaaagacATATATCCAACATATGCTTCAATTCAAACCAAAGAGAAAACAGTCAGGTGTCAATGTCAATCATCGACAAATTTGGATAAAGAGCCTGTTTGTTTGGAAAACCTAGACAAAAGTTTACTTTCTACCCAGAAACTCAAGAGCAAAGTAATCGGCTTGTAACATTCATTAATGTAAAGTACACTGTGATTATATTGTATTTAATGAGATAAAGAAATAGTACTAAGCTGCTCATAAGTGTGTTGAATTCATGGTTTATCaatacaaaaactgtaaaaacatatttacacacctTAAAATAAATTAGACTAGATTTCCCACACTCATTCTGTATGAATTATTTACAGGTGGAGGGCAACACTTAAGTCCAGGATGCTATGATTTGTttactatatttatttattgctcCGTCCCTCTGTTCCTCAGCACCACTGGTGCGATAGCATCCACATCGGAGAGAACCTGTTCTAGGATCTCATCAATTACATTACACTCATAATTCACTTGGTCCAGTTCCAGAAAAGGCACGAAGGAGACGAGAAGGCGCCCAATGTTATGCCTCAGCTCAATCAaactgaggagaggagagaagcaCAGAGTGTAAAATCAGATTTACATTGTTATTCTGCTGGGTGGCTAAATTCATGAATCAGATGAAATGGATTGTGATAATTCATGCAACATGTGAGAGAAAGTGATTTTCCAACAATCCAACCTTCGAGATGCATCTGAGCTTGAATCTATGCCAGAGTTTGCTGTCCCTCCTGCCTCCTCTGGATCGGTTTGTACAGTAGAATCAGTCACTCTGTGTTGAGTTGGGCTTCTCTCTTGTGCGTTTTccctctgctgctgcaggctcAACCTGAGCTCTTCACACTGGGATGCCAGGTTTGCCTTTTCCTCCTCCAAACTGTTCAACTGGTGGCAGAACACAGTGAACCACAGGagaaacaaaaatgaataaagGAGGGAGGGTAGGcaacattaataaaataaaggtACATCTACATGgcaaagcaaataaagtgtATAGAGAGAGTAAATTATACAAAAGACAATGATATATAACCATACAACCTTATAtaacttagttactttgttTTACATTAAGCGCACAGTCAGATTTATGTTCGGCTTTGTTGTTATATTTTTAGGATGAATAATCTCAGCTCAAAAGTCCATTCTGTAGCCTTTCGGTGCTTTCAACTTACTGTCTTCTAACCTCTGCCAAAGCTGATATAGCTTATTCCTATGTGCCATTGAGCGCCACAGTTTCCTCAAAACGACtgaaaacacatcagtgagccacaTGATTGTACTGGTTGACGTTTCTTCATTACGATAAACATGGGCACTTTAGGTTATGTTGAGCCAATCTCGGAAGTCGTAAAGTACTGAGAGACTGTTGGCTTTGGTCTTTTTATGGAATTTGTTGGCAATAGGAAAAATAAAGAGTATCACCAGGCTTGTACTTTTAAGTCCCACTTCAGACTCattttaaagtatgtaaaagTACTCTGTTTATGATCAATAATTTGGTTTACccacataaaaagtaaaataaaagtatggAAAGGGACTGGAAGCACATGTACCCTTTCTCCCTCACTGAGTAATTCTGGATCAGGCTTTGCCCTGCCCACCGTGCTCGTGCTTGGTTGAGACTCATTCAGTGACAACATTTAGCATCTACCTTAGGTTGACCGGTaaatgaaaggaaaaagagcaaaaaagaagtgggttaaaaaaaaaaaaaaaaaaaaaaagcagtgcaCATCTAGATGACTAGAAACAGAGATTCAGCCACAGTTTACATGTTTGAGCCTCACGCTGGGTTCAGACAGGAGGATGGCCGTCTCACGGTGCCCCATGACATAGCCACCTGCTCGGGCAGCCCGCTTGCAGAGCTAGGTGAGCATGCGGTCTGCAACTATAGTTTGTTCGCTCTGTCTGAACCCCGCCATCAGTCAGATCCAGACAGACGTGAGTCTGTTGTGCACTAAAATTGGCGACTAGCAGACATATCAGAATGGTAAGTGTAGTTAGCATCTTTTATTTGTCTatgttgtttgtgtgtcagcCCTAGTTTAAATCTCAGATTTCAGACTAGTGCACAGTCACCTCCCCCTTTAGAAGAGGAATGTGAAAACACCTCTGTATTGACAAACTTTGCACAAATACAAGTCAGTATAGTCAAGGTAAAACATTGTAGGGGacataaacttaaaaaaaaacacatttttgaaggGAGGGGGGCTGGAACACTGACCTGTGAGCGCAGTTCATCCATCTCCTTGTTTCTTTCATCCAGCTTCCGGATGAGAGAGTCAACTTGCAGTGCAATCTCATCCATGTCATCACCTTGGGCAGTACTGGGCTCAGTGGCTGCCAGTAAAGCCTCTTTGTCCTTAATCAGTTCATCTACTTTCTGTTTTGCCTTCTCAAACAGACTTTTGTAGTCTTCCCCTTCCTCAGTTTTCTCCGTCTGGCTGGCCTGGTGAGAACACTCCTTCTTTACATTGATCTGAGACAGCTCCTGCAGTCGGCTCTGCACGCCTTGCAGCTGGCAGGTAAGTGTATGGACCTGCTCTTTAAAGGAGTCCCTTTCCTGAGCTGTAGCCTGCATAAGCTCTATGAGCTGGTCTTGCTGTTCCTGTAGCTCAGTCCCACTGGGGTAGGGAAGTGGAGAGTCTCTCTTTGAACAGGAAGGTCCAGCATCTTCTTCACTATCCAGATGACACATCACGCCATTCTGAAAGGTCTGCTTTCCTTGATTCTCACTGCGAGCGTCTCCGTCTCCGCTCTCTTGCTTAATAACGCTTTGCTGCTCAACACTGCAGACACCCATGTCTACACCTGAACTCTGTTCTCTACCTCTTTCATTAGATGTACTCTGCCCTGCTTTCTCCTCCACTTCAGTTTGATTTTGGACCTCTTTTTCCTGCTTCACTTTGGATACTTCTGTCTGGGTGGTGCTGCTGGTCACCCCTGTGGAGGGTACTGGGGAGGGACTGGTTGCCACAGCAGCAGACCTTGCCAAGCCCGTTCCTGCAACATTCATCTCCGAGGTGTCATCCACTGCAGCATCATCACTGCACTCCATCAGCATGCCGACATTAGCATCACTTTGCTCTTGTTCTGTCTTCACTTTGTTCAAATCAATGTCTAGCTTTTTGGGCCTGGGGGCACTGACAGCCTCCAAGATACAAATGTCATCATcagtatcatcatcatcatcatcaccatcatcaatGAGCACTGATGGGGAGCTTACTGGGCTCACATCCACTAATGTGGATTTATTAGAGTTACCACGATGGAAGCCATTCATCTTTTTAGGTCTTTTGGGCGTTGCATGGGGTGTAACAGGCTGTGATCTTTTCCCCCTGCAGTGCACACAAAGCACAATTAATATACTTCTTAAACAAAGTAAAATGGATAAGCTCAGAAACAACACAAAGTCATACCTCAGATGGCCTGTTGACAGTAAAGCTGGCGACAGTGAGCATACACTAGAAATAACTGGAAGACCACTGCTACTGGAGGGGCTGCAAGCTAATGAGAgagaaaaattacaaaaagcatttttctctgaactctctctcactctcaatTCTCTTACCGGCTTGTGAAAGGATGGAGGATGTCAGTGGAGAGGATTCAGCTCTCACAGCACCCccttaaaaagaagaaaacagacatttttcTCTGAAGaatctctccctcactctcactctctctaacACAGACCACATTTTCTTaccagcttgtgaaatggtggAGGACCTCAGTGGAGAGGATTCAGCTCTCGCAGCACCCCCTTGTGTTAAATTAGTGTTTAACCTACTCCTTGGAGTAGTTGGGATGTAAGGGGAATCGACAGTCTGGCAACaagtacaataaaaacaaaaacatttaatttgcaATTATTAAATATTCTCACCCCATATCTACCTTCTgcaatgtatttattaaaactTCTGTTAACACAACCATCATTCCCAACCTTTAGCCGTTTCTGGGCCTGTTTTTGCCTGGAGAGATCAGCCAAACGCTGCTCTTCCCTACGCTTTCGATCCTCCTCAGCCTAGAAAAACAATTCCCAAAAGCGCTATTAATCACATGTCGATCTTCATGAAATCCAAAACCAATATTATCAGAAAAATAACTATTTATTCCAAATCATGCGGAGGTGTTGCATGGTACCATGTGGAGGAAACTGCAATAGCATGCAGAAAATGACAGGTAATTTACAGCATATGTGTCCTTACTTTTTGTCTTTCCATCTcttgtttctttttgtctttcctcTCCCTGTAAAAAATACATCACAGAGATAAGGTTAGACAAGTCACTTCATTTACTATGCTCAGTTAATATATTAGGGCAGATTTGGCAgctttatataaaaatatgctATTCTTAGTAAGTCTAAATATTCCATTTATTTCTGGGCGAAAGTTGTGACAGTGGTTTTAAATGAAATGGGGCTCACTGTTGTTTATAGGTTTTGCAGTATGAAGGTTGCTCCTCATCAGAGTCCACAGGCTCCTGCTCTGCCTGGCAGCTCCTGGGAGGGCAAAATAGATAGAGATTGAAAACATCCACTGAGTCCGAGCTACATTCGGGTTACACaatttttgacaaaatacaATATCAataatgtgcatgtgttttggGTACTTCTAGTTGTCAATACACAGAGAAATGTGCCAAAAGTTGGGGGAGTATTCATGTTAAATGATGTTTTGACCTTTGCTGTCATAAATCTACTGAGCCATCTCACAGGTGACACTGTTAACCTAAAGTACCTTTAAAGCCAACACACAGTGGCTGGCTCCACTGGGTTGCCATGTCCCGCACAGTCAATGCAAATAGATGCAAATTCGCACCGGGGGACGCAACGTCAAGGCACAGTCGCACAAAGTTGAAAAACATGTTCTCAGTACACGATACTGCATTTGTGTGGAGGCCTGCAGGACATAACCAGCTCCAGGAGACCATCCCCCCCCGACACTATAAAGACCCTTCAACTGGCCGACGACATGAATGCATTTTtactgcaggtttgataggccCACATTCACACCCCTCACCCGCTCTGACATCTAACAACCCTATGCACCCTCAACAGACCCAGACGGCACGTCTCCCTCCTGCCTGAAAGCCTGTGCTGACCAGCTGGCCCTCATCTTTACACAGATCTTCAACAGATCATTGGAGCAGTGTGAAGTTTCCTCCTGCTTCAAATGTTCCACCATCATCTCAGGTATCTTTTTTCCCATTTGTATTGGCTTATTTTATCACATGACATTACGATTATTGCAACAGATTTTTTTCTAATAAGGCTCTAGTTACCTGAACTGAGGATCAGGGTTCATACGGCAGAACCATTTATCTGGTAGCTTGTTGCTGTCGATCCCATCAGGGAGTTTGCGCCAGCGCAAACAGTCATCACACTGCACCCAGTTTTGATCTGGTTGCTTCCTGAGGACATAGATAGAGGCAAGTATGGTTAGACGAATAAACGTGTAGAATACATCATGTCAATCACTGCAAAATGTACTAACTTGGTATCTTCCACTGGTATGGTGCTGGTTGGATCCTCTGTTTTTCTCCTGTAACATATTTCATTCCAGTACTCCTCCAGTTTGGTCCCCAAATTAGTCATAGTTTTCCTGTACCATGAAATCCAGTAATTTGATTAAGACTACAACAATATTTTTTGTGTGAAAGATTCAAACTTACAGAAACTCATTTAgaccttaaatcagaccaatgTTATCAAAAGAGAATGCTGCATTTGTGCCAATACCTGTACTTATCAGTCTCATTAAAGCTCTGTTTGTTGTGGGTCGGTTCCAGAAAGTAACACTCTATGACCCCAATGACCCCAACACCTTTGTTGTTGGCCTGCAGAAGTCAAAGGTTCAGAAGCACAAACACTGGATAATACCATTTAGAAACCCTTGAAAATATGTGTTATGAACAGACAAGCTGACCAAAACAACTTACTTACCTTGAGCTGGCAGCCCACACGTTCATAGGCTTTGATGAGCCGATTCTTGTGATACATCATAATGCCATACTGGTCTTTACTTTTGGTGTTATAGCCAAAAGTGATAGGAATGCGTTTGGTCTAAGACAACATTTAAGGAAAACTCCAGAAACATTATCTGCGCACATTCAAATTGTCCCAAATTAAATGCATTTATTAATACTTTGCAATGAAAGGATACAAGGAAAGTGGGCTTGTAGTGGTCTTTTCTGACGAAGGCCAGACTCTTAGCAATGAGCTGAGATTTCACCTTTTGACCACGTATGATGATCTGCATTATAGGCTTCAGGTAGAGAATACTGCAATATGCCTACAACCAATAAAAACAAGTATCAATTATTTACTCATGCAAATCGAAAGTGAGATCAAGAGTCAGTATCAGAACTGTAACAATTCTATGGTGTTTTTTCCCCAGGGACACAACACAGATTacctgattttttatttttttttttgttgaaaaaactgACTTAAAACTACATAtactacttgaaaaatacacAAATCTGTGAATGTGCAAATGTGGTCAATGTCAAAAGTTCAACTGCTGTAAGCGTAACATTAAAGAATTTGTGACGTTGTGGataaggcataaaaaaaaaaaaaaaaaaagataccttATAGGTTTAATTAAGAAATTGTTTGAAGACATGCACATTGCGGCTCCTTACCCGTAGTGAGTAAAAACTCTCAGGTATGTATGACGTGACAATGTCTGGTTGTTGAGAAGTGTCTTTCATTGATTCGTAGATATCAGATGGTATTCGGATATCGTAACGATCCTTGGCTAAATCAAACTCTGATGTTCCAGTTGATGTCCTGTTGAAATCATAAACATGTACGTATATAGGTGAATGGGCCCCCATCACAGTGAGGTCTTTAAGTTTTCTAATCTCCCTAACATTGGGGATTCTTGAACACATGGAAATACCCCACTAGAGTATTCTCTATTATAAGCCAACAGTCTATCCTCCTCTGGAGCCTAAACCTGCCGGTCTCTAGGGCTAATGGTAATGTTCAGGAGCATGCCTGCACATAGGGATCTTTCTCTTTCATTTAAGACAATTTTTACTTTCCGTAATGTTCTACACTGTACAAATCTGAGACACTTACACAGACTAGCACCTTGTTTCTGGAAAAAACATAGATGATGTATTGTTGATAATGTTGTATAAAGTACAGACAGACCTGCGGAGATTCCAGATGATGATCCGAGTGCCAGTTTTCCCTATGGGTGAGTGGGCACTGATGGCATCGATCTCAACGAGCAGCTCTTCCTGTGTCTTGAAAGGGGAATAGCGCAGGATGTCCTGCAGACTGGCTTTGTGCTCCTCTTTTACACTGAGTAAAGTTGAAGTTAAGGACAACTTGCAATATAAAATTAGGACAAATGGAAATATGACTGGTGTATGATTGAGATGTGCTACTCTAAAACAAGTCAAACTGATACAAAATCTATGTAGAATTTTATCCAGCATGAACAACTACACTGGTGAATCCAATCTTTGAGTATTATTCAGATTTCTCTACAAGTTTACTGGAGTCCTCTTGTACCCAATCCAGTTAACAAAACAGAATATTTTCATCATGTCAATAAATCAAGATTTACTTAATACAGTAGACAAAGGATAtacttgtttttctctctccgtTCAAAGCAGACAATAGGAACACTTATTTGGTTAGCACCAATCTCTTTCAGGTAGGTCTGAGAGAGCATCCCAACACATGACACACTCTTTGACTTCGAAAACACGATGGCGTCTTTGCCGAGACGCATGGATCCAGACTTGAAACCGTTGCCATACATGCCAATTGGCTTCACACCCTTTAAAGCAGTCTTGTCACTGTACCCAAagctggtggggggggggggaagagtgCATATATTCTTAATTGAGTATATGAATTACATCATGATCCATACATGAAAGTAGCATCATATGCAACATTCATTTGTAAAGGTTTTAGGCAGTGGTCATTATGTTTGCCAGTAGTGGCAGTGCAATGTCAACATCCAGTGGGCCATAACACATTTTCCAAAATTTCCAAAAAATACCAAGCAGCCGTGTCTGTACCTGAGCATCTTATGCATTGTTTCATGGTCCAGTCCATTTCCGTTATCCATAAAAGTGAGGCATTCTTCTTTTTTGACCACAGTCTTATCAATCCAGAATTGTTTGGCACTGACATCTGGATCATAGGCATTGTCTGTCAAAAGAAACTATTTTTAGGGGCAACTTAAATTCACATAAAAATCTCAACCTCAAAGTGTTGCATGTGGGTAGgtgaaaataatcattttagCGACTGCATCTTTCTTCTTATTGCACTGCAAAGGAGGATTAGACAGTGTACTAAAGAGTAATAAAAAGGTATTCTCTGCCTCTTAAGACAGCCTTTTATACTACGGAAATCTCAATCACACCTGACAAAGAGTGTGTACCCCATAgttatcctaaaaaaaaaaagaaaagaaagaaaaacaataaaagttgaatcagaaaacaaaaactacAAATGTACTGCCACTGCCCactttttatacaatatattattGCTGCATTACCTCAGCATTCTAGTGAGGCATCAGCTCTATCACTCTCTACCTGAGCTCATCGCTATTCAAAAAGCTTTCACGCACCAGTGAGAGAGGTGATTTAAGCATACATTGAATCATAATCTGAAATATGctggtttttaaatgtttaatgtaaagGGACATTTAATTCAGCTAAATTCCTCCATAAATACATTAACAAATTCAAACCTTTTGGAATATTTATTAAGTAGTGACACGATTATCATTACTACAACAACATTGTGAGTGGTTAAATACATTGGCAACCACTGTGCATCACTAAGTGTTTTGTCTCAAAACCAAATTATAAGTCTTTGGGAGTATTGTGAAATTCAAATGTTTGTTACAGGTTAATGTAGTTGGTGGGTTGTTTGCTGAGAAGAATCTTGGCGTtgaaagagatatttaaaatgttccttTCAATTTGATGGAAATCTGTCCTGGTTATGGAAAAAGTGTGGGCTATAGAGACAGACAACCCTTCATGCTCAGCTTTCAAATAATTTGTTTTCCTTGAAAATACAACATATGATGATGACTCACCTATGAGCTCAGCTATGGCGCTGAAGGGCCCGGTGTGGCTAGTGGAATTGGTATGAAGAAATTTAGGACAAAGCTGCAAGTTGGAGAAAATtacacaataaatacataaaagtgGCCTTATTTTCTCCCAATCTATTCAAATTCAATCAATGTGGCCTTAACTCAATGCAGTGAAATGATGATTAAAGTCTCAGAAAGTGATTTTACCCAACATATTGCGAGCATTGCGCTTGTCAATCAGTATTGTATGACTAATGGTGGTCGTTGCCTTCATATAAATAGCACAAATAATGAATGTGACTTGACTGGCAGTCATTACTGAAGGTTAAATCTGTGGTTTAAACCTAGAGTAACTCTGATCAGGGCTAGTTTGCACAAGATCCCCCAGAGTAAAATTGTAGTCTTAAATGTGTCAACATTTTGAGAAGAGATGCAGTGCATTACCATTTGTATGCAAGTAAAATAAAGGATTTCTGAAGCAGAGAATTAGGGTTATGGGATCAACCTAAAAAATATGTCTCTTGTTctgtcaaacaaaaacaaaaaaaagattgtaATTCATAGCCCTACCAATATAATAAGTAATGCACTTTTGACACTTTACATAGATGTGGATTATAGTTATAGAAAATCTGAAGCTAATGATCTGTAAACTGAGTCTTAACGCTTGTGTTTATGGACGGCAAATTATTCAGTCTTCTTATTTTGggtaatttctgcttttatctGACATGTGAGGAGAGATGGGAAATGTGGGCAGAAAGAGGGGGGTGACATGCAACAATGATCCCAGTCAGAGTACGCCCACAGTTTAACTATGAACGGCTTACTGTATGGCTACTACCAGCCGATGTCGTATGCGGTCTGGAAGGAGAATTGAATGTGAAACAGTTTTGTTTTCCCATAATGTGACGAGTCACACGTGGTGTTGACACTTCTGTGATGTGGTGTTGTCAAACTTTTTGTCCCACAGCGTAAACAATGAAATGCAGGAAACGTGTGGGAAAACATTTTACTTTCCTTGTGTTAAAATGACACATGCGATTGAGATTGGCCGTTGTCGTTTCAAAAAGCAGTTTGCTCGGTGCACGACATGTAACGTTGTTTTCTTGATTAGCATACAAACTGAAATAACAAAAGAGTAGCTCGTTAATTAGCGAACCGGAAGTCAAACCCCCCTGACAGTGCAGCTTCGAGCAGTGATATAT
This window harbors:
- the morc3a gene encoding MORC family CW-type zinc finger protein 3a; the encoded protein is MAAQTDRGVPLSTLCPKFLHTNSTSHTGPFSAIAELIDNAYDPDVSAKQFWIDKTVVKKEECLTFMDNGNGLDHETMHKMLSFGYSDKTALKGVKPIGMYGNGFKSGSMRLGKDAIVFSKSKSVSCVGMLSQTYLKEIGANQISVPIVCFERREKNKFSVKEEHKASLQDILRYSPFKTQEELLVEIDAISAHSPIGKTGTRIIIWNLRRTSTGTSEFDLAKDRYDIRIPSDIYESMKDTSQQPDIVTSYIPESFYSLRAYCSILYLKPIMQIIIRGQKVKSQLIAKSLAFVRKDHYKPTFLTKRIPITFGYNTKSKDQYGIMMYHKNRLIKAYERVGCQLKANNKGVGVIGVIECYFLEPTHNKQSFNETDKYRKTMTNLGTKLEEYWNEICYRRKTEDPTSTIPVEDTKKQPDQNWVQCDDCLRWRKLPDGIDSNKLPDKWFCRMNPDPQFRSCQAEQEPVDSDEEQPSYCKTYKQQERKDKKKQEMERQKAEEDRKRREEQRLADLSRQKQAQKRLKTVDSPYIPTTPRSRLNTNLTQGGAARAESSPLRSSTISQAGGAVRAESSPLTSSILSQAACSPSSSSGLPVISSVCSLSPALLSTGHLRGKRSQPVTPHATPKRPKKMNGFHRGNSNKSTLVDVSPVSSPSVLIDDGDDDDDDTDDDICILEAVSAPRPKKLDIDLNKVKTEQEQSDANVGMLMECSDDAAVDDTSEMNVAGTGLARSAAVATSPSPVPSTGVTSSTTQTEVSKVKQEKEVQNQTEVEEKAGQSTSNERGREQSSGVDMGVCSVEQQSVIKQESGDGDARSENQGKQTFQNGVMCHLDSEEDAGPSCSKRDSPLPYPSGTELQEQQDQLIELMQATAQERDSFKEQVHTLTCQLQGVQSRLQELSQINVKKECSHQASQTEKTEEGEDYKSLFEKAKQKVDELIKDKEALLAATEPSTAQGDDMDEIALQVDSLIRKLDERNKEMDELRSQLNSLEEEKANLASQCEELRLSLQQQRENAQERSPTQHRVTDSTVQTDPEEAGGTANSGIDSSSDASRSLIELRHNIGRLLVSFVPFLELDQVNYECNVIDEILEQVLSDVDAIAPVVLRNRGTEQ